GCTCGAAAGCCGCAACTAGGTCTCGGGCATAGGCGACCTCTTCGGCGGTCGGGGTATAAACCGCATTCACCGGCTCGACCTGGCTGGGATGGATACACGCCTTACCCTCATAGCCGAGCTGTTTGCCCTGACGGGTTTCGGCCTCCAAGCCCTCCGCATCGCGAATATCCAGATACACATTATCGATCGGCACGATGCCGGCCGCTTTGGCCGCGGTCACCACCTGGCAGCGGGCGTGCAGGACAATCCCGTCGATCGACGGGGCGGCCGCAATGCCCATCGCCAGCGAAAAATCCCCATGCCCGAAGGCCATGCCGGCCAATCGCGGGCTGGCCTGGGCCAGGCTGAAGGCGTTGCCAATCGCCTGTGGCTGTTCGATCAGCGGCAGCAGCACGACCGAGCCCGGCTCGCGCCCGGCCCGTTCCTCGGCCAGAGAGACCAGCTTATCGACAAACCGGATACCCTCGACCGTATTGGTCTTGGGCACGACCAGCCCGTCCGCCCCGGCCTCGACCATGGCCAGCACGTCATCCAGAAAGTACGGCGTATCGAGGTCGTTGATGCGCACCGTCCGCTCGAAGCGCGCAAAGCCGCTATCGCTCAACACGTCTGTGAGCGTCTCACGGGCAACGGCTTTGCGTTCCGGGGCGACGGCGTCTTCGAGGTCGAAGATCAGGCTATCGGCCTGGGAACTCTGGGCTTTGACAAAAAACCGCTCGCTACTGGCCGGGACAAACAACAGACTACGGCGGAGACGTGACATGGAACACCTCTTCCCCTAGACGGAGCGCTCAAATCACTCCCGACTCTTTCAGCTCGGCCAGACGCTCGGGCGTCAGGCCCAATTTGCCACAGTAGATCTCTTCGTTGTGGGTTCCCATGTGGGTCGGACCGGTCCAGCGGATCGCGCCCGGCGTCCGGCTCAGGGTCGGCACCACATTTTGCATTTTGAGCGGGCCCAGCTCCGGGTCTGTGACCGTGGTCACCGTTTCCCGGGCCTGGAAGTGGGGATCGGCCAGGATAGCCTCAATATCGTACACCGCCACGGCCGCGCAGTCGTACTGGTCAAACTGTCTGAGCGCCGCTTCAAGCGTCTGCTGGGCAATCCAGCCGCCCACAATCGCATCGACCTGGTCAATATTTTCGATCCGCGCCCGGTTATCCTTGAAACGTGGATCGTGGATCAGGTCGGGCTGGCCTATGGCGGCAAACACCCGTCCGGCCAGGGCGTGGGCGTTGGCCGACAGGGCCAGCCACTTGCCGTCTTCGGTCTTATAGATATTGCGCGGCGCGCCAATGGACGGCACGCGGTTGCCGGTCCGCTGCTGGATGATGCCCAGCTGGTCATAGCTCAGCGCCTGATCTCCGGTCAGGGTGAAAATCGGTTCCATCACGCTCAGATCAATCATCTGGCCGGTGCCGCTGTGATGATCGCGTTCATACAGGGCAAACATCACCGACCAGGTCCCGAACTGGCCGGCCACGGCATCCGCCAGCCCAAAGCCCGGCAGGGTCGGCGGCCCGTCCGGCTGGCCGGTGATATGGGCAAAACCGC
This window of the Desulfurellaceae bacterium genome carries:
- a CDS encoding CoA transferase, whose translation is MPRLPLEGLKVVDISVLFASPTISQNMGDFGAEVIKVEHPRLGDSLRSLGAAKDGIPLWWKITNRNKKCVTLDLGKPEGQDILKQLVADADVLTENFRPGTLERWGLGWEVLHALNPRLIVVRVSGFGQTGPYKDKPGFGTLAEAMSGFAHITGQPDGPPTLPGFGLADAVAGQFGTWSVMFALYERDHHSGTGQMIDLSVMEPIFTLTGDQALSYDQLGIIQQRTGNRVPSIGAPRNIYKTEDGKWLALSANAHALAGRVFAAIGQPDLIHDPRFKDNRARIENIDQVDAIVGGWIAQQTLEAALRQFDQYDCAAVAVYDIEAILADPHFQARETVTTVTDPELGPLKMQNVVPTLSRTPGAIRWTGPTHMGTHNEEIYCGKLGLTPERLAELKESGVI
- a CDS encoding CoA ester lyase — protein: MSRLRRSLLFVPASSERFFVKAQSSQADSLIFDLEDAVAPERKAVARETLTDVLSDSGFARFERTVRINDLDTPYFLDDVLAMVEAGADGLVVPKTNTVEGIRFVDKLVSLAEERAGREPGSVVLLPLIEQPQAIGNAFSLAQASPRLAGMAFGHGDFSLAMGIAAAPSIDGIVLHARCQVVTAAKAAGIVPIDNVYLDIRDAEGLEAETRQGKQLGYEGKACIHPSQVEPVNAVYTPTAEEVAYARDLVAAFEQAVAEGKGAVAFQGRMIDGPIADIERIVLERAKAAGMPLE